The Archangium primigenium genomic interval TCTCCCGAGGCGCTTCGCCCGGGGGAGACCGGCCCTCGGTCTTTCTACCCCCCCGCGCGCAAGAGCCACCCGGCATCCCGCCGCAGCCGCTCCACCGCGTCGTCGTCCTCGCTGTTGTAGTAGCCGCGGATCTCCCCCGAGCCGTCCACCAGCACGAAGTGCGAGCCGTGGAAGATGCTGGGGATGTCGTTCTCGTCCTCGCCGTTGCGGCCCATGGCGATCTTGAACCCCCCCACCACCGTGTCCTGCAGGCGCGTGTAGTCGCCGGTGAGGAAGCTCCAGCGCGTGGGGTCCGCGTGGTGGCGCGTCGCGTACGCGCTGAGCCGCTCGGGCGTGTCGTACTTCGGGTCCACGGAGAAGGACACCAGCGCCAGGCGCTCCCCCTCGGTCAGCTTCTGCAGCCGCGCCATCTTCTGGGTGAAGACGGGGCAGATGGTGGGGCAGCGGGTGAAGATGAAGTTGGCCACGAAGGGGCGCCCGAGCAGCTGCGCGCGCCCGAAGGGCTGGCCGTCCTGGCGGGTGAAGGTGAAGTCCGGCAGGGCGCCGAGCCGCTCTGGAGGTTTGTCCCCCGGGCGGACCAGCGCCACGCCGAGCAGGAGCAGGCACACGGCGGCGGTGGCGAGCAGGGCCACCCAGAAGAAGGTGGGCGCGGGGCGCGGGGGCGCGGACGGGGCGGCGGGCGAGGGATCGGGAATCGTCGACATGGCGGAGCCTCGTCCCGTCCCTAACGGATGCGCCCCGGGGGCACAAGGGCCCCTCCCGGCGGGGTGGTCGGCTGACGGGCGGTGGACCCGGGGGGACAGCGCGCACACTCCCCCACTGTCCGAGCGGTGGGCGTCCAACAGTCGGGACCACCGGGCCGGGCACCCGTCACCACGCTCTGCTAAGCCCATGTCTGGCTCACCCATGCCCATTCCCGAACCATCCAGAGTCATCCCCCGCGGGCAGGAGAATCGCTACTGCGAGGGAGTGGGTTCCCTGCTCGACGGCGTCACCGACGGCATCCTGGTGGTGGATGCCGCGTGGCGGCTCGTGTGGCTCAACGCCGTGTTCGAGCGGCTCGTGCGGCGCTCGCGCGAGGGGGTGGTGGGCCAGTTGCTGTGGGAGGCCTTGCCGGAGCTGGCCGACAGCGGCTTCGCCCCCGGGTGGCGCCGCGCCCTGAGCGAGGGCCGGCTGGTGACGCTGGAGGACTTCCTCGCCCCGGCGGGGGTGTGGCTCGAGTCCCGGGCGTTCCCCTCGGGCGAGGGCCTGGCCATCTTCGTGCGCGACGTGTCCGAGCGCCGCCTGGCGGAGAACGAGCGGGTGCGGCTCTTGTCCGCCGAGCACGTGGCCCGCACGGCCGTGGACGGCGAGCGCGCGCGCTCCCAGGACATGCTCATGCTCGCGCCCACCGCGGTGGGCATCACCCGCGGCCCCGAGCACCGCTTCGTCTTCTCCAACCTCCTGCACCGGCGCTTCCACGGCAACCGCGACCTGGTGGGACTGCCCCTGCGCGAGGCCCTGCCGGAGCTCGCCGGCCAGGGCGTCTACGAGGTGATGGATCGGGTGTACGCCTCGGGCTGCACCTACGTGGGCCGCGAGCGGCTGGTGAAGGTGCCCCGCGACGGCGGCGGCTCGGAGGAGATGTACTTCGACATCGCCTACCACCCCCAGCGCGACGGCGCCGAGCGGGTGGAGGGCGTGGCCATCTTCTCCTATGACGTGACGGACCTGGTGCGCTCGCGCCGCACCGCCGAGGCGCTCGCGCGCGAGCTGGGACACAGCGAGGCCCGCTTCCGCTCGCTCGTGGCCGCCATGACGGACCTCACCTGGGCCTCACCGCCCTCGGGCGAGTTCGTGGAGGATCAGCCCGCCTGGCGCGCCTTCACCGGCCAGACGCTGGAGGAGCTGCTCGGCTGGGGCTGGCTGGACGCGGTGCACCCCGAGGACCGGGGGCGCGTGGCGCGCACCTGGAACGAGGCGCTCGCGGCGTGTCTGCCCTTCGAGCAGGAGTACCAGCTGCGGCGCGCGGACGGCACCTACCGCCACATGCTGGCGCGCGCGGTGCCCGTGGTGGAGAAGGACGGCTCGGTGCGCGAGTGGGTGGGCGCCTACCGGGACGTGACGCGCAAGCGCCGCGCGGAGACGGAGCTGGAGCGGGCGCTCGTGCGCGAGCAGCGCCACGCCGCCCAGTTGCAGGGCCTGGCCAGCGCCGCGCTCGTCATCAGCGAGGCGGACTCCATCGAGCACATGCTCAAGGCCATCACCGAGCAGGCGCGCGAGGTGATCGGCGCCCACCAGTCCATCACCAGCCTGGTGCTGGAGGGGGACTGGGCCCTGGCGCGCGGGGCGGTGTCCGTGTCGGACAAGTACGCGACGTGGCGCGACTGGGACGTGCGGCTGGATGGCACGGGCATCCACTCGTGGGTGTGCCGGCTCAACCTCCCCATGCGCCTGTCCCAGCAGGAGCTGGAGTCCCACCCGGCCTGGCGCGGCTTCAACCGCCACCCCACGCCCCGCGCCCCGCCCCTGCGCGGCTGGCTCGGCGCCCCGCTGGTGGGCCGGGACGGGCGCAACATGGGCCTCATCCAGCTGTCCGACCGCAACGAGGGCGACTTCAGCGCCGAGGACGAGGCCATCCTGGTGCAGCTCGCGCGCATGGCCTCGGTGGCCATCGAGAACACACGGCTGATGGCGGAGGCCCAGGCGGCCAACCGCGCCAAGGACGAGTTCCTCGCGGTGATGAGCCACGAATTGCGCACGCCGCTCACCGCGGTGCTCGGCTGGACGCAGATGCTGCGCGGGCGTCAGGGGGACGCGCGCGCCATGGACAAGGGCCTGGCCATCATCGAGCGCAACGCGCGCGCGCTCGCGCAGCTCATCGAGGATGTGCTGGACGTCTCGCGCATCATCACCGGCAAGCTCACCCTGCACCGAAAGGGCGTGGAGGTGGTGGGCGTGGTGCAGGCGGCGGTGGAGGTCGTTCGAGCGCATGCCGAGCAGAAGGGCGTCTCTCTTTCGCTCGACGTGGCGGTGGGAGGCAATGGGTCCGCGGTGCTCGTGGGCGACCCGAGCCGACTGCAGCAGGTGTGCTGGAACCTGCTGGTGAACGCGGTGAAGTTCACCCCGGCGGGAGGCCGGGTGCACGTGCGGCTGGAGCGCGGCGAGGGCGAGGTGGTGCTGCGCGTGACGGACACGGGCAAGGGCATCCGCGCGGACTTCGTGCCGCACCTCTTCGAGCGCTTCTGGCAGGCGGACGGCTCGGCCACGCGCGAGCACGGAGGCCTGGGGCTGGGGCTCGCCATCGTGCACCACCTGGTGACGCTGCACGGGGGCGCGGTGCGCGCGGAGAGCGCGGGCGAGGGCAAGGGGGCCACGTTCACGGTGTCGCTGCCGGTGCCGGCGGTGCTGCCCGAGGTGCAGGCCGAGGTGCTGCCCGGGGTGGAGGCGGTGCAGCGGGTGAACCTGGACGGGGTGCAGGTGCTGCTGGTGGAGGACTCGCCGGACGCGCGCGAGCTCATCGCGATGATGCTGCGGGACCGGGGCGCGCGGGTGCGCACGGCGAACACCGCGAGCGAGGCGATGGAGCGCTTGCAGGAGGCGCTGCCGGACGTGCTGGTGTCGGACATCGGGCTGCCGGGCGAGGACGGACACGCGCTGTTGCGCAAGGCGCGCACGTGGGCCGAGGCGAGGGACCAGTGGGTGCCGGCGATCGCCTTGACGGCGTACGCGGGCGCGGAGGACGCGCGGCGGGCGTACCGGGCGGGCTTCCAGGTGCACATGGCCAAGCCCTTGGAGCCCGCGTCGTTCCTGGAGGCGGTGGCGAAGCTCGCGGGCCGCGCGGAGCCGGGCGCCCAGGCGGGGTAGGGCGTGGGCGGGTGATACGGTCCCCTTCCATGAGATGGAGATGGGGGGCTGTCTTTCTTTGGAGCTTGCTCGTGGCCTGCGTGAGCGGGGGCTCCCGAACGCAGGCGACGCCCCATCTGGTGTCCTGGGATGCGGGCTGCGAGGACGCCCGCAGTCTGGTCCTGGTGTGCCGCGAGGACGAAGAGGAGTGCGGCCTCTTCTCGTGCCGGGACGTGTTCGCGCCCGAGGTCCTGCTGGCGTATCGGGGCGGCGGAGGTGTTCCTCTCTTCGGCGCGTCACCCGCTCCGAGGCGCTGGTGGGGCCGAGTACCTCCAGGATTCTCCTGGGGACACGCCGTCCTCACCTTCCGCACCAATCGCCATTTCGACCCGAAACCGCCACCGTTCGTCCTGCCCCCGGGCCGCTGGGCACGTCATCACCTGTTTCCCCAGGCGCGGGAACTGAGGGAGTGGTTCCAGGCCCAAGGCGTTGCCGACATCCACCAGTACACGATCCTCATCCCAGAGTCCGTGCACGTCCGGGTTCATGCCGGTGGCGCTCGGGGCGGTCTGTGGAACCAGGCGTGGAAGAACTTCATCCGAGCCAACCCCACGGCGAGCTCCGCGGAGATCTACCGACACGCGGGTGAATGGCTCTATCGGTTCCAACTGACAGGGCCCATCGTGCCGTATCACGGCGCGGTGCCTTCGAGGTGAGGGGATGTCCAGGTTCTTCGAGATCCGGGCGGCTCGGGAGTCGCGCTACACGGGGGACATCCAGTTCGGGTTCCGGTGGCGACTGGCGGGCCTTCGTTGTCCCGAGTGCCAGCTCACCGCATCGGGTGGCTTCACCGCCTATCCCAGTGTGGACCTGTCCTCGGCCCCTGTCCGCGCGGAGTTCGCAGTGGGCAGGGTAGTGCCGCCCGAGGAGTTCCTGCGACTGCGCGAACAGCTCGGGCCCTATGTGCCGCGCGATCTGCCCCTGCCTCCAGGCGTGTGGTTGGGGCCGCTGACGGGCGTGGCCACGGGCTCCTTCGGCTCGTTCTTCCTGCACTCGCTCTGGACGAAGCTCGTGCGGCGCGAGGCCTGGGAGTCTTTACGGGCCGAGGGTCTCCGCGGCGTGCGGGCCTTTCCCGTGCAACTGCACGTCGCGCAGGCGGCTCCCCCCGACCTGATGGAGCTCGAAGTCCCGCCACGAGGGCACCTCCACCCCGAGTGCACCCCCGCGCGTCCGCCTCCTTGTTCCCGCTGCGGACTGGCGCGTCTGCGCCTCCCGGACGAGCCCGTGCTGGACCTGGCCTCGCTGCCCCCGGACACGGATCTGTTCGTCCTGAGCGACTTCGAGACCGTGCTCATCGGCACCGAGCGCTTCGTGGCCGCCGTGGAGCGCCTCGGTCTGGACGATCTCGACGTGCGTGAGGTGCCCGCGCGCTGAGCCCGATGCGTGGGCCTCCAGGTTTTCTGGCCAGGAAGAAGCCAGTCATTCCAGGGGGTTGGGCGGCCGGAGACGAAAAAAGCGTCACCCCCGCCGCAACCTTTTCTCAGCCCTTACGAGAATAGGAGCACGGTTCACGCTTTTTCCTTCTTTCTGAGGCCCTCGCTCATGAGCACCTACTCCGTCCGCAGCGGCGACACCCTCTCCGGCATCGCCAGCCGCTACAACACCACCACGGGCGCCCTGGCCAAGGCCAACAACATCTCCAACCCGAACCTCATCCGCGCGGGCCAGAAGCTCACCGTGCCGGGCGGGTCCACCAAGGCGGGCGCCACCGCCGCCGCCCCGCGCGCCAGCGGCGGGACGTACACGGTGAAGTCCGGGGACACGCTGTCCGGCATCGCCCAGCGCCACGGCACCACCACCAGCGCCCTGGCCAAGGCCAACAACATCTCCAACCCGAACCTCATCAAGGTCGGCCAGAAGCTCACCATCCCGGGCAGCTCCGGTCCCAAGGCGCCCGCGCCCGCGCCCGCCAAGCCCACCCAGCAGTACACGGTGAAGTCCGGAGACACCCTGTCCGGCATCGCCAGCCGCTTCGGCACCACCACGAGCGCCCTGGCCAAGGCCAACAACATCTCCAACCCCAACCACATCAAGGTGGGCCAGAAGCTCACCATCCCGGGTGGGGACAACTTCGAGTCCAAGCCGCCCTCCGGCGGTGGCGGCTCGGGTCCCGTCACGGGTCCCGCGCCCGCTCCGGCGCCGGGTGGGGGCCAGGGCTCGGTGTCGGTGCAGCAGCTGCGGCAGATCATGCCCAACCTGTCCCAGGCCAAGGCCGAGCAGTACCTGCCCC includes:
- a CDS encoding double-CXXCG motif protein, yielding MSRFFEIRAARESRYTGDIQFGFRWRLAGLRCPECQLTASGGFTAYPSVDLSSAPVRAEFAVGRVVPPEEFLRLREQLGPYVPRDLPLPPGVWLGPLTGVATGSFGSFFLHSLWTKLVRREAWESLRAEGLRGVRAFPVQLHVAQAAPPDLMELEVPPRGHLHPECTPARPPPCSRCGLARLRLPDEPVLDLASLPPDTDLFVLSDFETVLIGTERFVAAVERLGLDDLDVREVPAR
- a CDS encoding LysM peptidoglycan-binding domain-containing protein, producing MSTYSVRSGDTLSGIASRYNTTTGALAKANNISNPNLIRAGQKLTVPGGSTKAGATAAAPRASGGTYTVKSGDTLSGIAQRHGTTTSALAKANNISNPNLIKVGQKLTIPGSSGPKAPAPAPAKPTQQYTVKSGDTLSGIASRFGTTTSALAKANNISNPNHIKVGQKLTIPGGDNFESKPPSGGGGSGPVTGPAPAPAPGGGQGSVSVQQLRQIMPNLSQAKAEQYLPHLNRAMAEAGINTPMRKAAFLAQLAHESGQFRYMEEIASGAAYEGRKDLGNTQPGDGVRFKGRGPIQLTGRANYRAAGKALGIDLENNPKRAADPDVGFRTAAWFWNSRNLNTYADAGNFREVTRRINGGYNGLADREAYYRRALNVLR
- a CDS encoding PAS domain-containing protein, with protein sequence MGSLLDGVTDGILVVDAAWRLVWLNAVFERLVRRSREGVVGQLLWEALPELADSGFAPGWRRALSEGRLVTLEDFLAPAGVWLESRAFPSGEGLAIFVRDVSERRLAENERVRLLSAEHVARTAVDGERARSQDMLMLAPTAVGITRGPEHRFVFSNLLHRRFHGNRDLVGLPLREALPELAGQGVYEVMDRVYASGCTYVGRERLVKVPRDGGGSEEMYFDIAYHPQRDGAERVEGVAIFSYDVTDLVRSRRTAEALARELGHSEARFRSLVAAMTDLTWASPPSGEFVEDQPAWRAFTGQTLEELLGWGWLDAVHPEDRGRVARTWNEALAACLPFEQEYQLRRADGTYRHMLARAVPVVEKDGSVREWVGAYRDVTRKRRAETELERALVREQRHAAQLQGLASAALVISEADSIEHMLKAITEQAREVIGAHQSITSLVLEGDWALARGAVSVSDKYATWRDWDVRLDGTGIHSWVCRLNLPMRLSQQELESHPAWRGFNRHPTPRAPPLRGWLGAPLVGRDGRNMGLIQLSDRNEGDFSAEDEAILVQLARMASVAIENTRLMAEAQAANRAKDEFLAVMSHELRTPLTAVLGWTQMLRGRQGDARAMDKGLAIIERNARALAQLIEDVLDVSRIITGKLTLHRKGVEVVGVVQAAVEVVRAHAEQKGVSLSLDVAVGGNGSAVLVGDPSRLQQVCWNLLVNAVKFTPAGGRVHVRLERGEGEVVLRVTDTGKGIRADFVPHLFERFWQADGSATREHGGLGLGLAIVHHLVTLHGGAVRAESAGEGKGATFTVSLPVPAVLPEVQAEVLPGVEAVQRVNLDGVQVLLVEDSPDARELIAMMLRDRGARVRTANTASEAMERLQEALPDVLVSDIGLPGEDGHALLRKARTWAEARDQWVPAIALTAYAGAEDARRAYRAGFQVHMAKPLEPASFLEAVAKLAGRAEPGAQAG
- a CDS encoding TIGR02269 family lipoprotein, with the protein product MACVSGGSRTQATPHLVSWDAGCEDARSLVLVCREDEEECGLFSCRDVFAPEVLLAYRGGGGVPLFGASPAPRRWWGRVPPGFSWGHAVLTFRTNRHFDPKPPPFVLPPGRWARHHLFPQARELREWFQAQGVADIHQYTILIPESVHVRVHAGGARGGLWNQAWKNFIRANPTASSAEIYRHAGEWLYRFQLTGPIVPYHGAVPSR
- a CDS encoding SCO family protein; translated protein: MSTIPDPSPAAPSAPPRPAPTFFWVALLATAAVCLLLLGVALVRPGDKPPERLGALPDFTFTRQDGQPFGRAQLLGRPFVANFIFTRCPTICPVFTQKMARLQKLTEGERLALVSFSVDPKYDTPERLSAYATRHHADPTRWSFLTGDYTRLQDTVVGGFKIAMGRNGEDENDIPSIFHGSHFVLVDGSGEIRGYYNSEDDDAVERLRRDAGWLLRAGG